The sequence below is a genomic window from Haemophilus pittmaniae.
TGGTGTCATCGTAACATTACAAACTTTGTTATTTTTATTAGCGTTTCTATTCTCACCAAAATACGGATTAATTGGTCAAAAACGTCAGGCGGTGAAGCATGACTGAAATATTTGCGATTTTCCTTGAGCCATTTCAATTTACCTTTATGCAAAATGCGTTGCTCACGGCATTAGTAGTTGCTGTAATCTGCGCGCTACTCTCTTGCTATTTAGTATTAAAAGGCTGGTCATTGATGGGCGATGCCATTTCCCATGCTGTCCTACCAGGCACTGTCTTAGCTTTTCTAGCTGGTATTCCATTAGCGATTGGCGCCTTTATTTCGGGTATTGCTTGTGCCCTGGGAGTGGGGTATTTAAAAGAAAACAGCCGTATCAAAGAAGATACCGCTATGGGGATTGTATTTTCCGGCATGTTTGCGATTGGTTTAGTGCTTTTCACCAAAATCCAAACCTCACAACATCTCACACACATCTTATTCGGTAACGTATTGGGTGTAAGTCAACAAGAACTCATACAAACGGCCATCATCGCGCTGATCATTTTTATTTTACTTGGCTTAAAGCGTCGGGATTTCCTGCTTTATTGCTTTGATTCTAGCCATGCTCGCGTTGCCGGACTTTCCCCGAAACGACTGCATTACGGCCTACTCATATTGTTGGCGCTGACTATCGTTAGCACTATGCAGGTGGTCGGTGTAATTTTAGTTGTGGCGATGCTAATTGCCCCCGGTATTACTGCGCTAACGCTCACTAATCGCTTCGATAAAATGCTTATTATCGCTATTATTAGTGCGGTGTCCGCCAGTTTATTAGGCGTATTGCTCAGCTATCATTTTGATGCCTCGACCGGAGCTTGTATTATTTTGTTACAGGCTGCATTTTTCTTGATAGCGCTAATTTATAGCAAACTCTGCAGCGCCAATACTGCTCAAGATATTTAATCTATTATTCGGGCACGTTTTACACTGGTTAACTCTTCACCATTTGAGGAAAAAACTGTAGAATGGCCGCCCATTTTTTGCTGTTATATCGCCTGTTATGTTGAAAAAGCTGTTCTTATTGCTTGGTTTATTGCCTACCGTTGTTACCGCGCAATCCTACGTGGTGTATGACTTTACCCATGATAAAGTATTGGAAAGCGGCTCACCGTTTAACGTACAACCGATCGCATCGGTCACCAAACTAATGACCGCCAATATCTTTTTAGAAAATAACCGCAATGCCAATTGCAGCATCGCCATCACTGAAGAAGATGACGATTACATCAAAGGCACTCATACCAAATTACCTAAATACACTCCGATCGCCTGCCAAGAATTATTAAAGGCGATGTTAGTGCATTCCGATAACTATGCAGCCCATGCCCTTTCTCGTGCCACCGGTATGAGTCGCTTGCAATTCATCCAAAAAATGAACGAAAAGGCAAAAGAACTCGGTATGCGCTCCACTCGCTTTGCCGACAGCTCGGGGCTATCCAGTAGCAATATTTCAAGCGCTATGGATTTGGTTAAGCTGGCTAAATATTCCCTTAACAAACCACAAATCAAAACCTTTGCTAATTTACCTTACGCCAACATTCAGGCCGGCCGCCGTAGCGTGTTCGTCAAAAACACCAATAAATTGGTGCGCGAAGAAATCTTCGATGCCGCTATCAACAAAACCGGCTACATTCGCGAATCAGGCTATAACTTAGTTTTCATCAACAAAACCCCATGTAATCACGCCACCATCGGTGTGATCAGCTTAAATAACCGTTCTTCTGCACAACGCAGCGATTTCACCAAAAACAAGCTGCAAAAATATGGCTGTTTAGCGGTGAATGATCGTCGTCTCAACTTCACCAGTGAAGACAATCAATATGAAGAGGGCTACGATGAAGAAGGCTTCGCACAATTGATTGAAAGCGTAGCAAAATAGCTTTTAACAGCAACCATAATAAAATCAATGACTTACACCATATTTTTGAGAAAACTCTGATTTTCATGGGGGCGTTTCAAATGACCACGGGCCGCAAATTGCGGCCCGTTTTATTAGATATCAATATGCTTTAATAGCAGCAATACTTCATAATGTGCCGTATGGGGAAACATATCAAATAATTGAATTTGAGTAAGTTTATAATTGGTTAGGTGTTGCAAATCTTTTCCCATGGAAACAGCATTGCAACTGGAATAAAGAATAAAGTGCGGTTGCATTTCATTGAGAAATTCAGCAAGTTCCTTTCCAATGCCTCGACGAGGCGGGTTGACGATCACCAAATCGGGTTTATTTTCATCTTGTGCTAAAGCAAAATTAGCCGCATCCAATGATTGGAATTTAACGTTGTTTAACCCTAACACCTGAGCGGATTGAGTCGCCGCTTGAATAGCAGATGGCGAAATTTCAATCCCCGTCAACTCCACTTCTTGTTGATGTTTATCTTGTAAAGCTTTAGCACAATGCAGTCCAAATCCTCCAACGCCACAAAAGAGATCCCAGAGTTTAGCAATCGGCAAATCTTGCACCCAATCTTGTGCCGTTGCATATAGCCCTTGTGCTACAAGTGGATTCGTTTGGAAGAAACCTTGAGGGCGAATAAACAACGGAATACCGTTAAAGCTTTCTGATAAGGTGTGCTGGTCCGTCAAAAAGATTTCTTTCTCAC
It includes:
- a CDS encoding metal ABC transporter permease codes for the protein MFAIFLEPFQFTFMQNALLTALVVAVICALLSCYLVLKGWSLMGDAISHAVLPGTVLAFLAGIPLAIGAFISGIACALGVGYLKENSRIKEDTAMGIVFSGMFAIGLVLFTKIQTSQHLTHILFGNVLGVSQQELIQTAIIALIIFILLGLKRRDFLLYCFDSSHARVAGLSPKRLHYGLLILLALTIVSTMQVVGVILVVAMLIAPGITALTLTNRFDKMLIIAIISAVSASLLGVLLSYHFDASTGACIILLQAAFFLIALIYSKLCSANTAQDI
- a CDS encoding D-alanyl-D-alanine carboxypeptidase family protein produces the protein MLKKLFLLLGLLPTVVTAQSYVVYDFTHDKVLESGSPFNVQPIASVTKLMTANIFLENNRNANCSIAITEEDDDYIKGTHTKLPKYTPIACQELLKAMLVHSDNYAAHALSRATGMSRLQFIQKMNEKAKELGMRSTRFADSSGLSSSNISSAMDLVKLAKYSLNKPQIKTFANLPYANIQAGRRSVFVKNTNKLVREEIFDAAINKTGYIRESGYNLVFINKTPCNHATIGVISLNNRSSAQRSDFTKNKLQKYGCLAVNDRRLNFTSEDNQYEEGYDEEGFAQLIESVAK
- the rlmC gene encoding 23S rRNA (uracil(747)-C(5))-methyltransferase RlmC, which translates into the protein MITCHHYQKGDCHSCQWLATPYAQQLTHKEKHLKQQLAELDCEALIWHPPFRSAESAFRNKAKMVVSGAVERPILGILQDPNDPQSAVDLCDCPLYPKRFAELFPVLKDFIGRAGLVPYNVAKQKGELKYILLTESQHTKKLMLRFVLRSETKLPLIQREFAGLLEKLPQLEVVSVNIQPQHAAILEGEKEIFLTDQHTLSESFNGIPLFIRPQGFFQTNPLVAQGLYATAQDWVQDLPIAKLWDLFCGVGGFGLHCAKALQDKHQQEVELTGIEISPSAIQAATQSAQVLGLNNVKFQSLDAANFALAQDENKPDLVIVNPPRRGIGKELAEFLNEMQPHFILYSSCNAVSMGKDLQHLTNYKLTQIQLFDMFPHTAHYEVLLLLKHIDI